In Ostrea edulis chromosome 4, xbOstEdul1.1, whole genome shotgun sequence, a single window of DNA contains:
- the LOC125667947 gene encoding uncharacterized protein LOC125667947, translating to MGSALEERLQRIETKLDQMLEHMLSRTQPRSVVNDHPVSHHKTALRKVHMRLVGDFHLESEIDKLIQHDVIRRETWDEIKMHSNRTNQLRLFLLKLGSYDATKFEAFLDVLKESHSHIAEELSRYKADTEDNDAILFGDDGMDISCIRCEISRRVQLEEVIDELFSRGIIGATALRKYIEPNSEFKGSKVWKYVFENLKNLQRNNVNVSKTMREILAKNYCDIADSRHIVGHCSWDCSCETLQISTQRRVYSSSDASSVIAQKCATRSNSPDIEVFIEAPNARNEKPSTPNPPEDHASTSHYPRTPQIVITTNDDVPMTGVTTNDDVPMTGVGYKDPPREISSKIATHNDTKHSLNLPSGGPITKNWAHISGNHQEDVTYTNPCYDGSLSASVDGLIPSLVEDGQKRNTRAPTKDDIWQKFFPGTQVNAESLLRIYEKLEQIEEHLSRILSFEEKLEKIVNITEFLREHGPGNIAFERTCSTKEKKFKSSRSDTNHQTYEKCTDVLLMHTYTGTESVASFTNFVKALDTERPDLAKNLHGDFERQKSEHSEENITCIKCCIYNLVDIKDVVDDLYSKGLVDYSFLDRTLATPVRNARRQLWNEVFLRMRSETDDNRNKYYEALKDDILKKYKSVFSHFPDFDINENTMKCLCKGKSYAESTSSNPENDLPSSKLQNSAEVEETPSTPTVTQVRRRPKLRKRRNVTPKSRVPDLLLANVLHKWFKSFHKRQNTCSTDLSFGLSEDARNSQIINEDPAVLRKQRIFRYKEDSGFASCEMSSVDVADEKKNEDSAIRRVTEEKASEKSTSEPSVVFCDSVSDLHVLQASPRATLFINLKEYNNTNSELYNGDCCDGPAASDKCSSDRCDYVINICVFAVDKESWCQSIQLNADRPPEFVFSDEGTQQQPINTDWKGTARVDINITDIDGPDKQQLVDQFSFNYTDKGRRTQKFQELVLNGSRQRPSRLKLSMAVQCGTYYYGDECSVFCIPSVDCKGHYSCDEQTGTKICDQGWEGTNCTKPKAGEGSCQEQRCKNGGTCSMNKFSNSSNNAFFCCCPPGFTGNECEIDINECDQTPCQYGGVCHKIPGSYICNCHPRYRGMNCEIPTKCADNPCKNGKCEDVKGGTFVCQCGTFFSGIFCESTVTTTPKTTSTKTITTDSTTSTTTTTTPKTTTTTPTTTTTTTPTTTTTTTPTTTTTPTTTTTTTTPTTTIKRSTPMSALTTEILPTTTSLLKTTATSVEMTSSIRTPSAGEVSYKCSEKNACRNNGKCINDACQCPVGFSGKLCQREVIECEADSCWNGGYCNDAVGNYSCDCPSGFVGFKCEKHVGNTTLSPSTSACGFCGNGSCSMLNNGTVVCMCRPGFSGKTCTHSQDMCRPFSDALCFRDSECMVKSFRPHMEVCPNSWKGPLCRNGSIPLSRDGECPRIVCKNDGHCYNGKCCCRPGYKGEFCEEEVLLCDSNPCKSNTTCINLFNDFICNCPVGLTGKLCEVSLVHPTSTSSTHRVQPVSTQHITPPLPSTTTTNSASLETRSIVLTKDIPRGGTTELLTKAKPVSNKPITTEVKTTHLMTTPTSPIVSSTAAALETTNKIPSTESATPTTLTKASPLSTEEITQRMSSKPMFSVGFSKASPASTLSVSKQRSSTSTSESSDRISSSSATVTATTVQSIPPHNGGNNSVTLSGKIPDKDIPIVQEVMTNAVKNTSKGENCTDINILDTEYLYNISGNVNTKVTYNSSDCPDASDLHKNPNLTQSINNQLANSGQLSSHAVYNGKTKGLGRSYHIPLIGYVYTINRRGIKDAIKRAWSSAGNKQVDVLIVDAAYQIGQYGIYITDMSYLVTSGLAFLQPRPENIPTEKSFDKEFKTEFPALQVLVYSGNERYNYASGLRLSLKQRKRSAPLSVADIQRKALTEWENVIKDDGRCANQTCNIGLTISPLEITKSRSFDVVLYPTINKYLNTESTLMTGLKTRLSPYHERCNDCSRYHYIDIVGRIKLREENDIENATKVVVGAVDTNWTKLSFVSAKSSLSTRLYYLPSSLNDTMAGWPRPNMEGKLDLINSSLNKLNRKLAMHRMRRLHQLVIMEAVPTSEQHHTLHLMETAWATANQHVPQRDLTTTIQSWNTNYVSFHGDSVTRIKYTMDILNADSSIAALSSPSVGVMETVLNSSGKTYSGCRAYQVRMLWMTDMEDLNTTSIESAVSKAWISANSGFQLVIPATVLNYEAGYVAASGENVRMYTYFIQPRIGSKKIDEEDLDEPSTVELEQALSKTVPGLRAFPTASKKSNGTASDGTEWWVYIVIAVGCLALVVILTSLLVTALRARSHRQSRTLKQDPKQMNGFDKEHFSKEPVMEKNSNGLYTVEDEDTDYSKTTYIVNNAADTEAYQE from the exons ATCATCCTGTGTCACACCACAAAACAGCGCTGAGGAAGGTCCACATGAGACTGGTGGGAGACTTTCATCTTGAATCAGAAATAGACAAACTTATTCAACACGACGTCATCAGACGTGAAACGTGGGACGAAATAAAGATGCACAGCAACAGAACAAATCAATTGCGATTGTTTCTACTAAAACTAGGCTCCTACGACGCAACGAAATTCGAAGCTTTTCTTGACGTTCTGAAGGAATCACACAGTCACATAGCTGAGGAGCTCAGTCGTTATAAGGCTGACACTGAAGACAATGATGCCATTTTGTTTGGGGATGACGGGATGGATATATCCTGTATAAGGTGTGAAATTTCCAGACGAGTACAGCTAGAGGAGGTCATAGATGAATTATTTTCCCGAGGAATCATAGGCGCCACAGCACTCCGGAAATACATCGAACCAAACTCGGAATTCAAAGGTAGTAAAGTCTGGAAGTACGTGTTTGAGAATTTGAAAAACCTTCAAAGAAATAACGTCAACGTTTCCAAGACGATGCGAGAAATTCTTGCCAAGAATTACTGCGATATCGCTGACAGCCGCCATATTGTTGGACATTGTTCATGGGACTGCTCATGTGAGACGTTGCAAATTTCGACACAAAGACGAGTGTACTCCAGCAGCGATGCAAGTTCTGTTATTGCTCAAAAATGTGCTACCCGTTCGAATTCCCCGGATATAGAGGTCTTCATTGAAGCACCCAACGCGAGAAACGAGAAACCTAGTACTCCAAACCCGCCAGAGGATCATGCATCCACATCACACTATCCAAGAACTCCTCAAATAGTGATAACGACGAATGATGACGTACCGATGACGGGTGTAACGACGAATGATGACGTACCGATGACGGGTGTAGGTTATAAAGATCCTCCCAGAGAAATCTCGTCTAAAATAGCAACACATAATGACACAAAGCATTCGTTGAATCTTCCTTCAGGTGGACCAATCACAAAGAACTGGGCACACATATCCGGTAATCATCAGGAAGATGTTACTTACACAAACCCATGTTATGATGGTTCGCTTTCTGCATCAGTCGATGGTCTGATTCCTTCTTTAGTTGAAGATGGTCAAAAACGTAATACCAGGGCCCCAACAAAAGACGATATCTGGCAAAAGTTCTTCCCAGGAACTCAAGTTAATGCCGAGTCATTGCTC AGAATTTATGAAAAGTTGGAGCAGATAGAAGAACATTTGTCAAGAATTCTCTCTTTTGAGGAGAAATTGGAGAAAATTGTAAACATAACGGAGTTCCTACGTGAACATGGTCCCGGCAACATTGCATTCGAGAGGACGTGTTCGACAAaggaaaagaaattcaaatcaAGCAGATCGGACACCAACCACCAAACATACGAGAA GTGTACTGATGTGCTGCTTATGCACACGTACACGGGCACGGAGAGTGTTGCCAGTTTCACCAAT TTCGTAAAGGCGTTAGACACAGAGCGTCCAGATTTGGCCAAAAATCTCCACGGCGATTTTGAAAGACAAAAGTCTGAACACTCCGAAGAGAATATAACCTGCATAAAATGCTGTATCTACAATCTAGTTGACATCAAAGATGTTGTTGATGATCTGTATTCTAAAGGTCTTGTAGACTACTCATTCCTGGATCGAACTCTCGCAACGCCAGTTCGCAATGCGCGAAGGCAACTTTGGAACGAAGTATTTCTGAGAATGCGATCTGAAACAGATGATAATCGAAATAAATATTATGAAGCCTTAAAAGATGACATTCTAAAAAAGTACAAAAGTGTTTTCTCTCACTTTCCTGATTTTGACATCAACGAAAACACAATGAAATGCTTGTGTAAAGGGAAGTCATATGCTGAATCCACTTCTTCAAACCCAGAAAATGATCTTCCTTCATCAAAATTGCAAAACTCGGCTGAGGTGGAAGAAACTCCGTCCACACCGACCGTTACTCAAGTTCGTCGGCGCCCAAAGCTAAGAAAGAGGCGGAATGTTACACCTAAAAGCAGGGTACCAGATCTCCTCCTCGCCAATGTGTTACATAAGTGGTTCAAATCTTTCCACAAGCGACAGAACACATGTAGCACAGATCTTAGTTTTGGCTTGAGCGAGGATGCGAGGAACAGCCAGATTATTAATGAGGATCCTGCAGTCTTACGCAAACAGCGTATTTTTAGATACAAAGAAGATAGTGGATTTGCTTCCTGTGAAATGAGCTCCGTAGATGTTGCTGATGAAAAAAAGAATGAAGATTCTGCCATACGGAGAGTTACAGAAGAGAAAGCCTCTGAAAAGTCTACAT CTGAACCTTCCGTGGTTTTTTGTGATTCAGTTTCTGATTTACATGTCTTACAGGCGAGTCCTCGAGCGACATTGTTTATTAATCTGAAGGAATACAACAACACTAATAGTGAACTGTACAATGGAGACTGCTGTGATGGACCGGCCGCGTCAGATAAGTGCAGCTCAGACCGATGTGATTACGTCatcaatatttgtgtatttgCCGTTGATAAGGA GTCTTGGTGCCAGTCCATACAGCTAAATGCCGACCGACCACCGGAGTTCGTCTTCAGTGACGAGGGAACTCAACAACAACCGATAAACACAGACTGGAAG GGGACTGCCCGGGTTGACATCAACATCACTGATATAGATGGTCCTGACAAACAACAACTGGTCGACCAGTTCTCATTCAATTACACAGACAAGGGAAGACGGACTCAGAAATTCCAGGAACTGGTTTTAAATGGTTCACGTCAGAGGCCATCAAG ATTGAAGCTGTCTATGGCAGTGCAGTGTGGGACTTATTACTACGGTGATGAGTGTTCCGTGTTCTGTATTCCCTCTGTGGATTGTAAGGGCCATTACTCGTGTGATGAGCAGACGGGCACTAAGATCTGTGACCAGGGCTGGGAGGGAACGAACTGCACCAAGCCTAAGGCCGGGGAAGGAAGCTGTCAAG AGCAGCGCTGTAAGAACGGTGGTACTTGTTCCATGAACAAGTTCAGTAACTCATCTAATAATGCCTTCTTCTGCTGCTGTCCGCCCGGATTCACTGGAAACGAGTGTGAAATAGACATCAACGAGTGTGATCAGACGCCCTGCCAATATGGTGGCGTATGTCACAAAATTCCCGGAAGCTACATCTGTAACTGCCATCCGAG ATATCGCGGAATGAATTGTGAAATTCCAACGAAATGTGCTGATAATCCatgtaaaaatggaaaatgtgaGGATGTGAAAGGAGGCACATTTGTGTGTCAGTGTGGTACATTTTTTTCGGGTATATTTTGTGAAAGCACAGTAACAACAACACCAAAAACAACCAGTACAAAAACTATAACGACAGATTCAACAACGAGCACAACCACCACGACAACTCCAAAAACCACCACCACAACTccaaccaccaccaccaccacaactCCAACAACCACCACCACAACAACTCCAACCACAACAACAACTCCAACGacaaccaccaccaccacaactccaacaactactATAAAAAGATCAACGCCCATGTCTGCTCTGACAACAGAAATATTGCCAACGACAACTTCTCTTCTAAAAACCACTGCTACTTCAGTGGAAATGACATCATCAATAAGGACTCCATCTGCTGGAGAGGTATCCTATAAATgttcagaaaaaaatgcatgCAGAAACAATGGTAAATGTATTAATGATGCATGTCAGTGTCCAGTGGGATTCTCGGGAAAGCTTTGTCAGAGGGAAGTAATTGAATGTGAGGCTGACTCATGTTGGAATGGGGGATATTGTAATGATGCTGTAGGAAATTATTCTTGTGACTGTCCTAGTGGCTTTGTAGGGTTTAAGTGTGAAAAGCATGTTGGAAATACTACATTGTCACCATCAACTAGTGCATGTGGGTTTTGTGGTAATGGTTCTTGTTCTATGTTGAATAATGGGACTGTTGTATGCATGTGTAGACCTGGATTTAGTGGGAAGACTTGTACCCACTCACAAGATATGTGTCGTCCTTTTTCAGATGCTTTATGTTTTAGAGATAGTGAGTGCATGGTAAAGTCATTTCGCCCACATATGGAAGTTTGCCCAAATAGCTGGAAAGGTCCACTTTGCAGAAATGGATCCATACCCTTATCTCGAGACGGGGAATGTCCACGAATTGTATGCAAGAACGATGGACACTGTTATAATGGGAAATGCTGTTGCAGACCAGGATATAAAGGCGAATTCTGCGAGGAGGAGGTGCTACTTTGTGATAGTAATCCATGTAAAAGTAACACAACATGTATCAATCTATTCAATGATTTTATATGCAACTGCCCAGTGGGATTGACTGGTAAATTATGTGAAGTGTCTCTCGTACATCCGACATCTACATCTTCAACACATCGTGTCCAGCCAGTCTCAACTCAACATATTACGCCTCCTCTACCATCCACAACAACCACCAATTCAGCATCACTAGAAACAAGATCTATCGTCCTGACAAAAGATATACCCCGGGGAGGAACAACCGAATTATTGACCAAAGCAAAACCTGTATCGAACAAACCCATTACAACAGAGGTAAAAACAACCCATTTGATGACCACCCCAACATCACCTATTGTGTCAAGTACTGCAGCAGCATTAGAAACGACAAATAAAATTCCATCAACTGAATCAGCAACTCCAACCACATTAACCAAGGCTAGTCCTTTATCAACAGAAGAAATTACACAACGAATGAGCTCG AAGCCCATGTTTTCGGTTGGTTTTTCGAAAGCGTCGCCAGCAAGTACTCTGTCTGTTTCTAAACAGAGATCGTCAACATCGACTTCTGAATCCAGTGACAGAATATCGTCGTCGTCAGCTACCGTAACTGCAACGACAGTGCAATCAATCCCTCCTCACAATGGAGGGAACAACTCGGTGACGCTTAGTGGCAAAATTCCAGATAAGGACATTCCAATCGTACAAGAAGTGATGACAAACGCCGTCAAAAACACTTCGAAAG GCGAGAACTGCACGGATATTAATATCTTGGACACGGAATATCTTTACAATATTTCTGG AAACGTCAATACGAAGGTGACCTATAACAGTTCAGATTGTCCAGACGCTTCAGACTTGCATAAGAATCCTAATCTCACGCAATCCATCAATAATCAGCTCGCTAACTCTGGTCAACTTAGTAGTCACGCCGTATACAACGGCAAAACGAAAGGACTGGGGCGGAGTTACCACATCCCTCTGATCGGTTACGTGTACACTATCAACAGAAGAGGCATAAAAGACGCAATTAAGCGAGCATGGTCAAGTGCTG gaaacaaacaagttgatgtccTCATCGTTGACGCTGCATACCAAATTGGACAGTATGG aatatacATAACGGATATGTCATATCTGGTTACTAGTGGCCTTGCATTTCTACAACCTAGACCGGAAAACATTCCGACAGAGAAGTCATTTGATAAGGAGTTCAAAACGGAATTTCCAGCTTTGCAGGTGTTGGTGTATTCTGGAAACGAGAGGTATAATTACGCCTCTGGATTACGCCTTTCTCTAAAGCAGAGGAAGAGATCCGCGCCCCTGTCAGTGGCTGATATACAGAGAAAAGCTCTTACTGAGTGGGAAAACGTTATCAAAG ATGATGGGCGGTGTGCAAACCAGACCTGTAACATTGGATTAACTATTTCTCCTTTGGAGATCACAAAATCACG GTCATTCGATGTTGTTCTGTATCCAACAATAAACAAATATCTCAACACAGAATCAACATTAATGACGGGGCTGAAAACCAGACTATCGCCTTATCATGAACGATGTAATGATTGCTCCAGATACCATTATATAGATATAGTTGGGCGAATAAAACTCAGAGAGGaaaatgatattgaaaatgcaACAAAAGTGGTTGTAG GGGCTGTCGACACAAATTGGACGAAACTGTCTTTCGTTAGTGCTAAAAG ttCCTTGTCGACAAGACTATATTACTTACCCAGTAGTTTAAATGACACAATGGCGGGCTGGCCGCGCCCAAATATGGAGGGAAAGCTTGACTTGATTAATAGTTCTCTGAACAAGTTGAACCGAAAGCTAGCAATGCATAGAATGAGACGGCTGCATCAGTTAGTGATTATGGAAGCTGTGCCGACATCAGAACAACACCATACCTTACACCTAATGGAAACAGCCTGGGCCACTGCAAACCAAC ATGTTCCTCAGAGAGATTTGACCACTACCATCCAATCGTGGAACACAAATTATGTTTCCTTTCATGG AGATTCTGTGACACGAATAAAGTACACCATGGATATTCTGAATGCTGATTCCAGCATCGCAGCGTTATCCTCACCCAGTGTCGGGGTGATGGAGACGGTATTGAATTCCTCAGGTAAAACATACAGCGGCTGCAGAGCTTACCAGGTGAGAATGCTATGGATGACGGACATGGAAGACCTCAACACAACATCAATAGAGAGCGCCGTGTCCAAAGCATGGATCAGTGCAAACAGCG GTTTTCAGCTCGTAATTCCTGCAACAGTTCTGAATTATGAAGCAGGATATGTTGCAGCGTCAGG AGAGAATGTtcgtatgtatacatattttatacaaCCGAGGATAGGAAGCAAAAAAATCGATGAAGAAGATTTAGACGAGCCGTCCACTGTCGAATTAGAACAAGCACTATCAAAAACAGTACCTGGGTTACGCGCATTTCCTACTGCGTCCAAGAAATCAAATGGAACGGCATCAGATGGAACG GAATGGTGGGTGTACATAGTCATAGCTGTAGGATGTCTGGCGTTGGTTGTCATATTAACATCACTCTTGGTCACAGCACTGCGGGCTAGAAG TCATCGTCAGTCAAGAACGCTAAAACAGGACCCAAAACAAATGAATGGATTTGACAAAGAACACTTCTCTAAAGAGCCCGTAATGGAGAAAAATTCCAATGGCCTTTACACCGTGGAGGACGAGGACACAGACTATTccaaaacaacatacatagtgAACAACGCAGCAGATACCGAGGCGTATCAGGAATGA
- the LOC125668012 gene encoding uncharacterized protein LOC125668012 isoform X4 — MDISTHLQRIYEKLEQIEEHLSRILSFEEKLEKIVNITEFLREHGPGNIAFERTCSTKEKKFKSSRSDTNHQTYEKYRQCVPDFHVKVLQKNHKVLVNELCIRGPVIDDLIENEAIYHSDQETIMSCGRLPERSDKKSFDVSFTLR; from the exons ATGGATATCTCTACTCATCTCCAA AGAATTTATGAAAAGTTGGAGCAGATAGAAGAACATTTGTCAAGAATTCTCTCTTTTGAGGAGAAATTGGAGAAAATTGTAAACATAACGGAGTTCCTACGTGAACATGGTCCCGGCAACATTGCATTCGAGAGGACGTGTTCGACAAaggaaaagaaattcaaatcaAGCAGATCGGACACCAACCACCAAACATACGAGAAGTATAGACAATGCGTTCCAG ATTTTCACGTCAAAGTCCTTCAGAAGAACCACAAAGTGCTTGTAAATGAATTGTGCATTCGGGGACCCGTCATTGATGATCTTATCGAAAACGAGGCTATTTATCATTCAGATCAGGAAACAATAATGTCATGCGGCCGGCTCCCAGAAAGATCAGATAAGAAGTCTTTTGATGTGTCTTTCACGTTACGGTGA
- the LOC125668012 gene encoding uncharacterized protein LOC125668012 isoform X2, whose amino-acid sequence MDISTHLQRIYEKLEQIEEHLSRILSFEEKLEKIVNITEFLREHGPGNIAFERTCSTKEKKFKSSRSDTNHQTYEKYRQCVPDILIVKEGVKIITDLYYKNTDSHQYLMFNSCHPSHTKRNIPFNMARRICTIVIDEDHRNTRLSELKIFLCRQKYPPKLIETVIQKAKETPTTEL is encoded by the exons ATGGATATCTCTACTCATCTCCAA AGAATTTATGAAAAGTTGGAGCAGATAGAAGAACATTTGTCAAGAATTCTCTCTTTTGAGGAGAAATTGGAGAAAATTGTAAACATAACGGAGTTCCTACGTGAACATGGTCCCGGCAACATTGCATTCGAGAGGACGTGTTCGACAAaggaaaagaaattcaaatcaAGCAGATCGGACACCAACCACCAAACATACGAGAAGTATAGACAATGCGTTCCAG ACATCCTGATTGTAAAGGAGGGGGTGAAAATCATAACAGATCTCTACTACAAGAATACAGATTCCCatcaatatttgatgtttaaCTCATGCCATCCATCTCACACCAAACGAAACATCCCTTTTAACATGGCCCGGAGAATTTGCACAATAGTAATAGATGAGGATCACAGAAATACAAGATTATCTGAacttaagatatttttatgCAGACAGAAATATCCACCAAAATTAATTGAAACAGTTATACAAAAGGCTAAAGAAACTCCCACCACAGAATTGTGA
- the LOC125668012 gene encoding uncharacterized protein LOC125668012 isoform X5: protein MRHERIYEKLEQIEEHLSRILSFEEKLEKIVNITEFLREHGPGNIAFERTCSTKEKKFKSSRSDTNHQTYEKYRQCVPDFHVKVLQKNHKVLVNELCIRGPVIDDLIENEAIYHSDQETIMSCGRLPERSDKKSFDVSFTLR, encoded by the exons ATGAGACATGAA AGAATTTATGAAAAGTTGGAGCAGATAGAAGAACATTTGTCAAGAATTCTCTCTTTTGAGGAGAAATTGGAGAAAATTGTAAACATAACGGAGTTCCTACGTGAACATGGTCCCGGCAACATTGCATTCGAGAGGACGTGTTCGACAAaggaaaagaaattcaaatcaAGCAGATCGGACACCAACCACCAAACATACGAGAAGTATAGACAATGCGTTCCAG ATTTTCACGTCAAAGTCCTTCAGAAGAACCACAAAGTGCTTGTAAATGAATTGTGCATTCGGGGACCCGTCATTGATGATCTTATCGAAAACGAGGCTATTTATCATTCAGATCAGGAAACAATAATGTCATGCGGCCGGCTCCCAGAAAGATCAGATAAGAAGTCTTTTGATGTGTCTTTCACGTTACGGTGA
- the LOC125668012 gene encoding uncharacterized protein LOC125668012 isoform X3: MRHERIYEKLEQIEEHLSRILSFEEKLEKIVNITEFLREHGPGNIAFERTCSTKEKKFKSSRSDTNHQTYEKYRQCVPDILIVKEGVKIITDLYYKNTDSHQYLMFNSCHPSHTKRNIPFNMARRICTIVIDEDHRNTRLSELKIFLCRQKYPPKLIETVIQKAKETPTTEL; this comes from the exons ATGAGACATGAA AGAATTTATGAAAAGTTGGAGCAGATAGAAGAACATTTGTCAAGAATTCTCTCTTTTGAGGAGAAATTGGAGAAAATTGTAAACATAACGGAGTTCCTACGTGAACATGGTCCCGGCAACATTGCATTCGAGAGGACGTGTTCGACAAaggaaaagaaattcaaatcaAGCAGATCGGACACCAACCACCAAACATACGAGAAGTATAGACAATGCGTTCCAG ACATCCTGATTGTAAAGGAGGGGGTGAAAATCATAACAGATCTCTACTACAAGAATACAGATTCCCatcaatatttgatgtttaaCTCATGCCATCCATCTCACACCAAACGAAACATCCCTTTTAACATGGCCCGGAGAATTTGCACAATAGTAATAGATGAGGATCACAGAAATACAAGATTATCTGAacttaagatatttttatgCAGACAGAAATATCCACCAAAATTAATTGAAACAGTTATACAAAAGGCTAAAGAAACTCCCACCACAGAATTGTGA
- the LOC125668012 gene encoding uncharacterized protein LOC125668012 isoform X1, with translation MCLSRYGEDNFLKFVKALDTERPDLAKNLHGDFERQKSEHSEENITCIKCCIYNLVDIKDVVDDLYSKGLVDYSFLDRTLATPVRNARRQLWNEVFLRMRSETDDNRNKYYEALKDDILKKYKSVFSHFPDFDINENTMKCLCKGKSYAESTSSNPENDLPSSKLQNSAEVEETPSTPTVTQVRRRPKLRKRRNVTPKSRVPDLLLANVLHKWFKSFHKRQNTCSTDLSFGLSEDARNSQIINEDPAVLRKQRIFRYKEDSGFASCEMSSVDVADEKKNEDSAIRRVTEEKASEKSTCTH, from the coding sequence ATGTGTCTTTCACGTTACGGTGAGGATAATTTCCTAAAGTTCGTAAAGGCGTTAGACACAGAGCGTCCAGATTTGGCCAAAAATCTCCACGGCGATTTTGAAAGACAAAAGTCTGAACACTCCGAAGAGAATATAACCTGCATAAAATGCTGTATCTACAATCTAGTTGACATCAAAGATGTTGTTGATGATCTGTATTCTAAAGGTCTTGTAGACTACTCATTCCTGGATCGAACTCTCGCAACGCCAGTTCGCAATGCGCGAAGGCAACTTTGGAACGAAGTATTTCTGAGAATGCGATCTGAAACAGATGATAATCGAAATAAATATTATGAAGCCTTAAAAGATGACATTCTAAAAAAGTACAAAAGTGTTTTCTCTCACTTTCCTGATTTTGACATCAACGAAAACACAATGAAATGCTTGTGTAAAGGGAAGTCATATGCTGAATCCACTTCTTCAAACCCAGAAAATGATCTTCCTTCATCAAAATTGCAAAACTCGGCTGAGGTGGAAGAAACTCCGTCCACACCGACCGTTACTCAAGTTCGTCGGCGCCCAAAGCTAAGAAAGAGGCGGAATGTTACACCTAAAAGCAGGGTACCAGATCTCCTCCTCGCCAATGTGTTACATAAGTGGTTCAAATCTTTCCACAAGCGACAGAACACATGTAGCACAGATCTTAGTTTTGGCTTGAGCGAGGATGCGAGGAACAGCCAGATTATTAATGAGGATCCTGCAGTCTTACGCAAACAGCGTATTTTTAGATACAAAGAAGATAGTGGATTTGCTTCCTGTGAAATGAGCTCCGTAGATGTTGCTGATGAAAAAAAGAATGAAGATTCTGCCATACGGAGAGTTACAGAAGAGAAAGCCTCTGAAAAGTCTACATGTACTCATTGA